A window of Leptolyngbya sp. 'hensonii' contains these coding sequences:
- a CDS encoding winged helix-turn-helix domain-containing protein, with product MEAHFPEELGIDSALWTRRGVQELIEQQCQVVMPIRTVGLYLWCWGYGPQKPLKRAYEQDPEAIEEWLEHTYPEIEQRAAREGAEVAWGDESGLRSDAQAERGYAPIGETLRFI from the coding sequence TGGGGATTGATAGTGCGTTGTGGACCCGCCGAGGGGTGCAAGAACTGATTGAGCAGCAGTGTCAAGTCGTGATGCCAATCCGGACAGTAGGGTTGTATTTATGGTGCTGGGGGTACGGTCCCCAAAAACCATTGAAGCGAGCCTATGAGCAAGACCCAGAGGCGATAGAGGAGTGGTTAGAGCACACCTACCCCGAAATTGAGCAACGTGCCGCAAGGGAAGGAGCAGAGGTCGCTTGGGGCGATGAGTCGGGACTCCGATCGGATGCTCAAGCAGAACGAGGATATGCGCCAATCGGGGAAACCCTGAGATTCATCTGA